In Deltaproteobacteria bacterium, a single genomic region encodes these proteins:
- a CDS encoding DUF433 domain-containing protein has protein sequence MDYSQIITIEPDKRSGKPCIRGLRMTVTDVLEYLAGGMSPEEIVDEFPDLTLEDIRACLAFAAERERKLASLPA, from the coding sequence ATGGATTACAGCCAAATCATCACCATTGAACCGGATAAACGGAGCGGCAAACCCTGCATTCGTGGCCTGCGGATGACAGTCACAGACGTGCTGGAATATCTCGCGGGGGGCATGTCACCAGAGGAAATTGTGGATGAATTCCCTGATCTGACGCTTGAGGACATTCGTGCCTGTCTGGCTTTCGCGGCAGAGCGGGAACGTAAACTGGCAAGCCTGCCGGCATGA
- a CDS encoding VOC family protein: MIHPRKVGHVVLQVKDIERAERFYTEVLGFEVVTRLKRPRGVFFSLGIQHHDLAVLEVPLDTDPNKDKQPGLHHVALQVGDFAELKECYRTLRAHDVTITGTIDHMITKSIYFLDPDGNGFELYCDEGEDGLERIRRGDAAAFAPLNLDA, encoded by the coding sequence ATGATTCATCCCCGTAAAGTCGGCCATGTTGTCTTGCAGGTCAAAGACATCGAACGCGCCGAGCGCTTCTACACTGAAGTGCTGGGCTTCGAGGTGGTGACTCGCCTCAAGCGCCCGCGCGGCGTGTTTTTCTCGCTCGGCATCCAACATCACGATCTAGCAGTACTGGAAGTGCCGCTGGACACCGACCCGAACAAAGACAAGCAACCCGGACTGCACCATGTCGCGTTGCAAGTCGGTGATTTTGCCGAACTCAAAGAGTGCTACCGCACCTTGCGGGCGCACGACGTGACTATTACCGGCACCATCGATCACATGATTACCAAAAGCATTTACTTTCTCGATCCCGACGGGAACGGCTTCGAGCTGTATTGCGACGAGGGCGAAGACGGGCTAGAGCGCATCCGACGCGGCGATGCCGCCGCCTTCGCCCCTCTTAATCTCGATGCGTGA
- a CDS encoding aromatic-ring-hydroxylating dioxygenase subunit beta, producing MDARELRFAVEELLHAYVRCIDSDRLEEWPEFFTDPCVYEVMPRENADQGLPIAVMYCDSRGMLRDRVVAQRRANIYAPHGYRHMLSAIGVTGHEDGVVSARANYVVYRTFLDAVNYGHSELFSVGEYHDTIVFENGVARFREKLVLVDTARILSLLVTPL from the coding sequence ATGGACGCACGAGAATTACGCTTCGCGGTAGAAGAACTGCTCCATGCCTACGTGCGCTGCATCGACAGCGATCGCTTGGAAGAGTGGCCGGAGTTTTTTACCGACCCGTGTGTATACGAAGTCATGCCACGCGAGAACGCCGATCAAGGGTTGCCGATTGCGGTGATGTACTGCGACAGTCGCGGCATGCTGCGCGACCGCGTCGTGGCCCAGCGTAGGGCGAACATTTACGCACCGCATGGGTATCGGCATATGCTCAGCGCCATCGGCGTGACCGGCCACGAGGACGGCGTGGTGAGCGCGCGCGCCAATTATGTTGTCTATCGGACGTTCCTTGACGCCGTGAATTACGGTCACAGCGAGCTGTTCAGCGTGGGCGAATACCACGACACCATCGTCTTCGAGAACGGCGTCGCCAGATTTCGCGAAAAACTCGTTTTGGTAGATACCGCGCGTATTCTCTCGCTGCTGGTTACGCCTTTGTAG
- a CDS encoding hydantoinase/oxoprolinase family protein, protein MRVGFDIGGTFTDVIVLRNDGQLDTAKVLSLLDRVGEDIVTRMRQSGATDRIEHFVHGTTIASNAVIEGTTAPTGYITTRGFRDDLEMRGERRPNLHDPNWTRSRPLVPRRWRLELSERVLGDGTVERPLDVAEARQVIRELGEQNIEAIAVCLINSYLNPAHEREVAKLIHEELGDRVVVCLSSDIYPQIREYERASTAVINASLIPVVDHYLDRLETHLSAYSDRLLVMQSNGGIMSSEAARQRPAYMIESGPAAGVLAAARLAKETGLDKVLSFDMGGTTAKACLIESGLPSEKAAGEIGGGANTTTHQFYKGGHALRVPSLDIVEVGAGGGSIAWIDDGGALRVGPLSAGAEPGPVCYARGGTRPTVTDANVVNGYMNPKAIAGATMRIDRAAAWDAIKSQIADPLGLDTYEAAYGIVQIANSAMMRALRAVSTERGRDPRDFTLVSFGGSGPVHAAALADDMEISRVLVPLFPGLFSALGLLLADYRHDYIRSVVTPLEAINPATIFSQYREMEDVARATMAKEGVPGEQVRFEHYVDLKYSYQLQELTIPFPSGAESRALLEQLAALFRAAHEQAFGYNTGDAIELVSLRLRALATVGDLKFAGLAAKMAPASAAIAPSEPREAYFGPQHGLLPTTVCRRADITGRQSGPLIVEEPDTTVVVPPGWIISRDDYGSLVLTKG, encoded by the coding sequence ATGCGAGTCGGTTTCGATATCGGCGGAACTTTTACCGATGTGATTGTGCTGAGGAATGACGGGCAGTTGGATACGGCGAAAGTGCTGTCGCTGCTCGACCGGGTCGGCGAGGATATTGTCACGCGCATGCGCCAATCCGGCGCAACGGATCGCATCGAGCATTTTGTCCACGGCACCACCATCGCCTCGAACGCGGTCATCGAGGGGACAACCGCACCCACCGGCTACATTACGACTCGCGGCTTTCGCGACGACTTGGAGATGCGCGGCGAACGGCGACCGAATCTCCACGATCCCAATTGGACCAGGAGCCGCCCGCTGGTGCCGCGCCGCTGGCGCCTGGAGCTAAGCGAGCGGGTGCTCGGCGACGGGACGGTCGAACGGCCACTCGATGTCGCCGAGGCGCGTCAGGTCATTCGCGAGTTGGGAGAGCAGAACATCGAAGCCATTGCCGTCTGCTTGATCAATTCCTACTTGAACCCGGCTCATGAGCGGGAAGTGGCCAAGTTAATTCATGAGGAACTGGGAGACAGAGTCGTGGTTTGCCTGTCCTCCGATATTTACCCGCAGATTCGCGAATACGAACGCGCCAGCACGGCGGTGATCAATGCCTCGCTGATTCCGGTGGTGGATCATTATCTCGACCGCTTGGAGACACACCTGTCGGCGTACAGCGACCGGTTGTTGGTCATGCAGTCGAATGGCGGCATCATGTCGTCGGAAGCTGCGCGGCAAAGACCTGCTTATATGATCGAATCCGGCCCTGCCGCCGGAGTGTTGGCTGCCGCACGGCTGGCCAAGGAGACCGGCTTGGACAAAGTGCTGTCGTTCGACATGGGCGGTACCACAGCGAAAGCCTGTCTCATCGAAAGCGGGCTTCCCTCGGAAAAGGCGGCGGGGGAAATCGGCGGCGGCGCTAACACGACCACGCATCAATTTTACAAAGGTGGACATGCGCTGCGGGTGCCCTCGCTCGATATCGTGGAAGTGGGCGCCGGTGGCGGCAGCATTGCCTGGATCGACGACGGCGGCGCGTTGCGCGTCGGGCCGCTCAGCGCTGGGGCCGAGCCTGGACCGGTCTGCTATGCACGCGGCGGCACGAGACCGACGGTGACCGATGCTAACGTGGTGAATGGCTACATGAACCCCAAGGCCATCGCCGGGGCGACGATGCGCATCGACCGTGCAGCGGCCTGGGACGCGATCAAGAGCCAGATTGCCGACCCTTTGGGACTGGACACTTACGAGGCCGCCTACGGTATCGTGCAGATCGCCAATTCCGCCATGATGCGCGCCCTGCGCGCGGTCTCCACCGAACGTGGACGCGACCCGCGCGATTTTACGCTTGTCTCCTTTGGCGGGTCGGGGCCGGTCCATGCCGCCGCTTTGGCCGACGACATGGAGATTTCCCGAGTCTTGGTGCCGTTGTTTCCCGGCTTGTTCAGTGCGCTGGGGCTGCTCCTGGCAGATTACCGGCATGACTACATCCGCAGCGTCGTGACGCCGTTAGAGGCGATCAATCCAGCAACGATCTTCAGTCAGTATCGCGAGATGGAAGACGTTGCTCGCGCGACGATGGCCAAAGAAGGCGTGCCCGGCGAACAGGTCCGCTTCGAGCACTACGTCGATCTCAAATACAGCTACCAGCTTCAGGAACTCACCATCCCCTTTCCTTCCGGGGCCGAGTCCAGAGCGTTGTTGGAGCAACTGGCGGCGCTTTTCCGCGCCGCGCACGAACAGGCGTTCGGCTACAATACCGGCGATGCGATCGAACTGGTCAGCTTGCGACTGCGGGCGTTGGCCACGGTTGGCGACCTCAAATTTGCTGGCTTAGCCGCGAAGATGGCACCGGCATCCGCCGCCATAGCGCCGAGCGAACCCAGAGAAGCCTACTTCGGTCCACAACACGGACTCTTGCCAACCACAGTCTGTCGGCGCGCTGATATTACCGGCAGACAAAGTGGACCGCTGATTGTCGAGGAGCCGGACACCACCGTCGTGGTCCCACCGGGCTGGATCATAAGCCGAGACGATTATGGCAGCTTGGTGCTGACGAAAGGATAG
- a CDS encoding MMPL family transporter: MQRVYALIISRPKSILVLILLLTGFFANHARHMRLDSSVESLLPANDPEKAYYSEVRQQFGSDEIGVIGVLADDVYTPPVLQKMQRLTEAIRQIPEVKNVISLTNAPDIITSVARESARLVPDVNAPHAAMADLKRRLSEQPVYLKNLVSADGRAAAINIFFENLGDDEFFRRGIDDRIQALVEKENGPEKLYYTGLPHFKVHSTRSMWADLTLFIPLTLLLLVVVLFLSFRSLRGVLLPTITVVVSLVWTLGLMTLAGSSLSLGNMALPPLVLVLGTAYSLHVVAEYYELARPGRVVAEVVRETLRATTTPLFIAALTTVIGFISLAANSIVSIRELGIYASVGITIAFLLSIVLVPALLVLLPLPTKRAETFSPRVGAVLRTLATLSSRHRRLVIAVSLLIVSISAWQGSAIQVGSDFQSFFRETDPIRQATDAINRALVGSMTFYVVIEGEEKDIVKKWDSLWRVKNLQLYIDALPGVEKTVSFVDYCELIDRGIQEIPLEPPEGEVVEAPPPEVKTNFWSNPAQLQGVMRIVFLNAASVASVINHPNYTRTTILVRTSLSRSSDIAALVEKIETFASSHFPPELRAHPTGNLILLTRTTGSIVSGQIWSLALTASIIFVLMSAMFLSTRVGLIAMVPNVFPLFVFFGLMGATGAELNFGTNIIAAIALGVAVDDTIHIMMRLSATIRTTSDQEQALLETLSTVGKPALYASLVLCLGFFTLGFSTFVPIREFGFLSAVTILVGLVGEIALLPALLATTPIITLWDLLHVKLGKDPHKTIGLFANLRPSQAKIVALMGELKTFPRGQAIIRAGETNSAMFVMISGRAEVRVTTEGQPRILWVMQRGDVFGVTSLIGSEERLSEVVALEDVEVLAMDERFRTRVWRYPRTAARIFFNLSTMLVGLLQDSIQRASKDRTERPLSSV, encoded by the coding sequence ATGCAGCGGGTCTACGCCCTCATTATCTCCAGACCCAAGAGTATTCTCGTCCTGATTCTGCTGCTGACTGGCTTTTTTGCCAACCATGCGCGGCATATGCGCCTGGACAGCTCGGTCGAAAGCCTCCTCCCCGCCAACGATCCGGAAAAAGCGTACTATAGCGAGGTCCGACAACAGTTCGGGAGCGACGAGATCGGCGTGATCGGCGTGCTCGCCGACGATGTGTACACGCCGCCGGTGTTGCAGAAGATGCAACGCCTCACCGAAGCGATCCGTCAGATTCCCGAGGTAAAGAACGTTATCAGTCTCACCAACGCGCCGGACATCATTACCAGCGTCGCGCGTGAGTCGGCTCGCTTGGTGCCGGACGTCAACGCTCCCCATGCCGCCATGGCGGACCTCAAGAGGCGGTTGAGCGAGCAGCCGGTCTATCTCAAAAACTTGGTTTCCGCCGACGGTCGGGCCGCAGCCATCAACATTTTCTTCGAGAACCTCGGCGACGACGAGTTTTTCCGGCGCGGCATTGATGACCGCATTCAAGCCTTGGTCGAGAAAGAAAACGGTCCAGAAAAGCTCTACTATACCGGGCTCCCGCATTTCAAAGTCCATTCCACGCGCTCCATGTGGGCGGATTTAACCCTGTTTATCCCGCTCACGCTCTTGCTCCTCGTCGTCGTGCTGTTCCTCAGTTTCCGCTCGTTGCGTGGGGTGTTGCTACCTACCATCACAGTGGTCGTGAGCCTCGTCTGGACCTTGGGGCTCATGACGCTCGCGGGCAGCAGTTTGAGTTTGGGCAACATGGCACTGCCGCCGTTAGTGCTTGTCCTGGGCACGGCGTACTCGCTACACGTGGTGGCCGAATACTACGAGCTGGCGCGCCCGGGTCGCGTCGTCGCCGAAGTGGTCAGAGAGACCCTGCGCGCGACGACTACCCCGTTGTTCATCGCTGCGCTGACCACGGTGATCGGGTTCATCTCCTTAGCCGCGAATAGCATCGTGAGCATCCGCGAGCTGGGCATCTATGCCTCGGTAGGGATTACCATCGCCTTTCTGCTGTCTATCGTGCTGGTTCCAGCGCTGCTCGTGCTCCTGCCGCTTCCGACCAAGCGCGCCGAAACCTTCTCTCCCAGAGTCGGCGCGGTCCTGCGTACGCTCGCCACACTGTCGAGCCGTCATCGGCGACTCGTGATCGCTGTCAGTCTTCTAATCGTGTCGATTTCCGCTTGGCAAGGCTCGGCGATCCAAGTCGGTTCCGATTTTCAGTCGTTTTTTCGCGAAACCGATCCGATTCGCCAAGCCACTGACGCCATCAATCGCGCCCTGGTCGGCAGTATGACGTTCTATGTCGTCATCGAAGGCGAAGAGAAAGACATCGTCAAAAAGTGGGACAGCCTGTGGCGCGTCAAGAATCTTCAGCTGTATATCGATGCGCTTCCCGGCGTAGAAAAAACCGTCTCCTTTGTCGATTACTGTGAATTGATCGATCGCGGTATCCAAGAAATTCCCCTGGAACCTCCGGAAGGGGAAGTGGTCGAGGCCCCGCCTCCGGAAGTGAAAACGAACTTTTGGTCCAATCCCGCCCAACTACAAGGGGTGATGCGCATCGTGTTCTTGAACGCGGCCAGCGTGGCCAGCGTCATCAACCATCCGAATTACACGCGCACGACCATCCTCGTCCGCACTTCGCTGTCGCGTTCCAGCGATATTGCCGCCTTAGTCGAAAAGATCGAAACCTTCGCTAGCAGCCATTTCCCTCCCGAGTTGCGCGCGCATCCGACCGGGAACTTGATCCTCCTCACCCGCACCACCGGGAGCATAGTGAGCGGGCAAATCTGGAGCCTCGCGCTGACGGCGAGCATCATTTTCGTGCTGATGTCGGCCATGTTCCTGTCCACCCGCGTGGGGCTGATCGCCATGGTGCCGAACGTCTTCCCATTGTTCGTCTTCTTCGGCCTGATGGGAGCAACCGGAGCCGAACTGAACTTCGGCACCAATATCATTGCCGCGATCGCTCTCGGGGTGGCTGTCGATGACACCATTCACATCATGATGCGTTTGAGCGCCACGATCCGGACCACCTCCGACCAGGAACAGGCTCTCCTAGAGACTTTGTCCACCGTTGGCAAACCGGCGTTGTATGCCTCGTTGGTCCTGTGCCTCGGCTTTTTCACCTTGGGTTTTTCCACCTTCGTGCCGATTCGCGAGTTCGGGTTTCTGTCCGCCGTCACCATCCTGGTCGGCTTGGTGGGAGAAATCGCCCTCCTGCCTGCGCTCTTGGCCACCACGCCGATTATTACCTTGTGGGACCTCCTGCATGTGAAGCTGGGGAAAGACCCCCATAAGACCATCGGCCTCTTCGCCAACCTGCGGCCTTCGCAGGCGAAAATCGTGGCGCTGATGGGGGAGCTGAAGACCTTCCCGCGCGGGCAAGCTATCATTCGTGCCGGCGAAACGAATAGCGCAATGTTTGTCATGATTAGCGGTCGCGCCGAGGTGCGGGTTACGACTGAAGGGCAACCCCGGATACTGTGGGTGATGCAGCGGGGAGATGTGTTTGGTGTCACCAGTCTCATCGGCAGCGAAGAGCGTCTCTCCGAGGTAGTGGCGCTGGAAGATGTCGAAGTCTTAGCGATGGATGAACGCTTTCGCACCCGGGTGTGGCGCTATCCGCGTACCGCCGCGCGCATTTTTTTCAACCTGTCCACGATGCTCGTTGGCCTGCTCCAAGACTCGATCCAACGAGCATCGAAGGACCGAACCGAACGCCCGTTATCGTCCGTCTGA
- a CDS encoding DUF1329 domain-containing protein, whose amino-acid sequence MMQERSRLCWQTIVFIAGVLGNLLLGGKSWAEPKVGDLLGQENWQEAKGLLPDAVLNRFQDGSYRATIATLPATADWGSKFKTASEANAGKFSIDADDSLIANATKAYPDFLYGYPFPQIDPKDPQAAAKAIYNFSYTLMQADDTERRSTLNWIKPTAFERRAEFVGQLLFYGSRFSGPIANPDAALRKNLIAGFSPVEIFGVVTLEWVYLDPKKWNSLWAYVPELRRVRTLPAFGGSEDLFGSDLVHDDPYLFSGKVQYFTWKLIGVQDALVPYAMPNPKPLRRADKGYTLDSHQDPLVLGWEKEGWKGNAWWPTNYNLVKRPVWVIEATAKDPEYTYRRQVLWIDRELYVAYYKEAYNRAGQMWRMLLNSVSIARTQEGDFSLAQPDFMLSVDELQSHATVELPLQRDKPLSFGVGLAAESFTPPGMAKRGK is encoded by the coding sequence ATGATGCAGGAACGTAGCCGTCTTTGTTGGCAAACAATTGTCTTTATCGCCGGAGTCCTGGGCAATCTCCTACTCGGCGGCAAGAGCTGGGCCGAGCCGAAAGTAGGAGACCTGCTGGGCCAAGAGAACTGGCAAGAAGCCAAAGGGCTGCTGCCGGACGCCGTGCTCAATCGATTTCAGGACGGCAGCTATCGGGCCACAATCGCCACACTGCCCGCGACTGCGGACTGGGGCAGCAAATTTAAGACGGCTTCGGAAGCCAACGCCGGCAAGTTCTCGATCGATGCTGACGATTCGTTGATCGCCAACGCCACCAAAGCCTATCCCGACTTTCTCTACGGTTATCCGTTTCCCCAGATCGATCCCAAAGATCCGCAGGCCGCCGCCAAGGCCATCTATAACTTTTCCTACACACTCATGCAGGCCGACGATACCGAGCGCCGGAGCACCCTCAACTGGATCAAGCCCACCGCCTTCGAGCGACGGGCGGAATTTGTCGGGCAACTGCTCTTTTATGGCTCGCGCTTCTCCGGGCCGATTGCGAACCCGGACGCAGCCTTGCGCAAGAACCTCATCGCGGGATTTTCCCCGGTGGAAATTTTCGGGGTCGTGACCCTGGAGTGGGTGTATCTAGACCCGAAGAAGTGGAACTCCCTCTGGGCGTACGTGCCGGAACTCCGCCGTGTCCGCACGCTGCCGGCGTTTGGCGGCTCGGAAGATTTGTTCGGCTCCGACTTGGTGCATGACGATCCCTATCTCTTCTCCGGCAAAGTGCAGTATTTCACTTGGAAACTGATCGGCGTCCAAGATGCGCTCGTGCCCTACGCGATGCCCAACCCCAAGCCACTGCGCCGGGCCGACAAAGGCTATACGCTAGACAGTCACCAAGATCCGCTCGTCCTCGGGTGGGAAAAGGAAGGGTGGAAAGGAAACGCTTGGTGGCCCACCAACTACAATTTGGTCAAGCGCCCGGTCTGGGTAATCGAGGCGACGGCGAAAGACCCGGAGTACACCTATCGACGCCAAGTGCTGTGGATCGACCGTGAACTGTACGTGGCCTACTACAAAGAGGCGTACAATCGCGCGGGGCAGATGTGGCGCATGCTGCTCAACTCGGTGTCGATCGCTCGCACCCAGGAGGGCGACTTCTCCCTCGCCCAGCCGGATTTCATGCTTTCGGTCGACGAACTCCAGTCGCACGCCACCGTCGAGCTGCCGTTGCAGCGCGACAAGCCGCTGTCGTTCGGCGTTGGGTTGGCGGCGGAGTCGTTCACCCCACCAGGGATGGCGAAACGCGGGAAATGA
- a CDS encoding Rieske 2Fe-2S domain-containing protein: MEVCMDGVANHRSVSPVSLTWPADVARVPYRVFLDPAIYAYEQEILFRGPIWNYVALEAELPNPQDFKATFVGDTPIVVTRDKEGALHAFVNRCAHRGALVCREPRGNRPTHVCVYHQWSYDLRGNLIGVPFRKGVNGAPGMPEDFQPAQNSLRQLQVAAYNGLIFVSFDPQVESLAEYLGPDMRACLDRIFNRSVQVLGHARQFISANWKLYAENTRDPYHASLLHLFHTTFGMYRSSQGGGITLDAKGRHSALHSYRKTEAEELTAYKNTDLRTYQDKYTLADPSLLQGRPEFPGLTIQAIFPNLTVQQIQNTLAVRHTIPRGVEQFELVFTFFGYEDDDAEMRAIRRKQANLVGPAGLVSMEDGHATEIVQQAIRRDQDATSIAAMGGREIAGEESLITETGIRGFWRYYRELLGIAGAESVQKENGAWTHENYASR, translated from the coding sequence ATGGAGGTGTGTATGGACGGTGTCGCGAACCATCGGTCCGTTTCGCCGGTGTCGTTGACGTGGCCAGCTGACGTGGCGCGAGTGCCCTATCGCGTGTTTCTGGACCCGGCGATTTACGCCTACGAACAAGAGATCTTGTTCCGCGGCCCCATCTGGAACTATGTCGCCTTGGAAGCCGAGCTGCCCAACCCGCAAGATTTCAAAGCCACCTTCGTGGGCGATACGCCCATCGTGGTCACGCGCGACAAGGAGGGAGCGCTGCATGCCTTCGTGAACCGCTGCGCCCATCGCGGCGCGTTGGTGTGTCGGGAACCGCGCGGCAATCGCCCCACGCACGTGTGTGTGTATCATCAGTGGAGCTACGACCTGCGCGGTAATCTGATCGGCGTGCCGTTCCGCAAGGGAGTGAACGGGGCGCCGGGCATGCCGGAGGATTTTCAACCCGCGCAGAACTCATTGCGGCAACTCCAGGTCGCTGCCTACAACGGTTTGATCTTCGTCTCCTTCGACCCGCAGGTCGAATCGCTGGCAGAGTATCTTGGCCCGGACATGCGGGCGTGCCTGGATCGCATTTTTAATCGCTCTGTGCAGGTGCTCGGCCATGCTCGTCAGTTCATTAGCGCCAACTGGAAGCTCTATGCCGAGAACACGCGCGATCCCTATCACGCTAGCCTGCTGCATCTGTTTCACACCACCTTCGGCATGTATCGCTCCTCGCAAGGCGGCGGCATCACCTTGGACGCGAAAGGCCGGCATAGCGCACTGCACTCCTATCGGAAGACCGAGGCCGAGGAACTGACCGCGTACAAGAACACGGACCTGCGCACCTATCAGGATAAATACACACTAGCCGATCCCTCACTGCTGCAAGGTCGTCCCGAGTTTCCCGGCCTCACGATCCAGGCCATCTTTCCCAACCTGACCGTGCAGCAAATCCAAAATACCTTGGCCGTGCGGCATACGATTCCGCGCGGGGTGGAGCAGTTCGAGTTGGTCTTCACCTTTTTCGGTTACGAAGATGACGATGCCGAGATGCGCGCCATCCGCCGCAAACAAGCGAATCTGGTGGGTCCTGCTGGGTTGGTGTCCATGGAGGACGGTCATGCGACCGAGATTGTCCAACAAGCGATTCGGCGCGACCAGGATGCCACCTCTATCGCTGCCATGGGCGGGCGCGAGATCGCCGGAGAGGAGAGTCTGATTACGGAAACCGGGATTCGCGGCTTCTGGCGCTATTATCGGGAATTGCTGGGGATTGCCGGCGCGGAGAGCGTGCAAAAGGAGAACGGGGCATGGACGCACGAGAATTACGCTTCGCGGTAG